In a genomic window of Callithrix jacchus isolate 240 chromosome 22, calJac240_pri, whole genome shotgun sequence:
- the LOC144580920 gene encoding uncharacterized protein LOC144580920 — protein TPGRPGTPGNPGTPGNPGTPGRPVTAGRPGTPGNPGTPGRPVTAGRPGTPGNPGTADNPGTPGNPGTPGRPVTAGRPGTPVGQGLQVTQGLQVVQGLQVSQGLQVTQGLQPGNPGTPGNPGTPGRPGTPGNPGTPGRPVTAGRPGTAGKPGTARNPGTPGNPGTPGRPGTPGNPGTPGRPVTAGKPGTAGSPGTPGRPGTPGNPGTPGNPGTPGRPGTPGNPGTPGNPGTPGRPGTPGNPGTPGRPGTAGKPGTAGSPGTAGKPGTAGRPGTPGNPGTPGRPGTPGNPGTPGRPVTAGRPGTPGNPGTPGRPVTAGRPGTPGNPGTPGRPVTAGKPGSAGSPGTPGRPGTPGRPGTPGNPGTPGRPGTPGNPGTPGRPGIAGRPGTAGKPGQQVSQGLHPPRISHWSVD, from the exons actccaggtaggccagggactccaggtaacccagggactccaggtaacccagggactccaggtaggcCAGTGACTGCAGGTaggccagggactccaggtaacccagggactccaggtaggcCAGTGACTGCAGGTaggccagggactccaggtaacCCAGGGACTGCAGATaacccagggactccaggtaacccagggactccaggtaggcCAGTGACTGCAGGTAGGCCAGGGACTCCAGTaggccagggactccaggtaacccagggactccaggtagTCCAGGGACTGCAGGTAAGCCAGGGACTGCAGGTaacccagggactccag ccaggtaacccagggactccaggtaacccagggactccaggtaggccagggactccaggtaacccagggactccaggtaggcCAGTGACTGCAGGTAGGCCAGGGACTGCAGGTAAGCCAGGGACTGCACGTaacccagggactccaggtaacccagggactccaggtaggccagggactccaggtaacccagggactccaggtaggcCAGTGACTGCAGGTAAGCCAGGGACTGCAGGTAGTccagggactccaggtaggccagggactccaggtaacccagggactccaggtaacccagggactccaggtaggccagggactccaggtaacccagggactccaggtaacccagggactccaggtaggccagggactccaggtaacccagggactccaggtaggcCAGGGACTGCAGGTAAGCCAGGGACTGCAGGTAGTCCAGGGACTGCAGGTAAGCCAGGGACTGCAGGTaggccagggactccaggtaacccagggactccaggtaggccagggactccaggtaacccagggactccaggtaggcCAGTGACTGCAGGTaggccagggactccaggtaacccagggactccaggtaggcCAGTGACTGCAGGTaggccagggactccaggtaacccagggactccaggtaggcCAGTGACTGCAGGTAAGCCAGGGAGTGCAGGTAGTccagggactccaggtaggccagggactccaggtaggccagggactccaggtaacccagggactccaggtaggccagggactccaggtaacccagggactccaggtaggcCAGGGATTGCAGGTAGGCCAGGGACTGCAGGTAAGCCAGGACAACAGGTAAGCCAGGGACTGCACCCTCCACGCATTTCACATTGGAGCGTGGACTGA
- the TNNI3 gene encoding troponin I, cardiac muscle produces MADESSDAAGEPRPAPAPVRRRSSNYRAYATEPHAKKKSKISASRKLQLKTLMLQIAKQELEREAEERRGEKGRALSTRCQPLELAGLGFAELQDLCRQLHTRVDKVDEERYDIEAKVTKNITEIADLTQKIFDLRGKFKRPTLRRVRISADAMMQALLGTRAKESLDLRAHLKQVKKEDTEKEIREVGDWRKNIDALSGMEGRKKKFEG; encoded by the exons ATGGCGGATGA GAGCAGTGATGCG gctgGGGAACCTCGCCCCGCACCAGCCCCGGTCAGACGCCGCTCCTCCAACTACCGCGCGTACGCCACGGAGCCGCACGCCAAG AAAAAGTCTAAGATCTCCGCCTCGAGAAAACTGCAGCTGAAG ACCCTGATGCTGCAGATTGCAAAGCAGGAACTGGAGCGAGAGGCGGAGGAGCGGCGCGGAGAGAAGGGGCGCGCCCTGAGCACCCGCTGCCAGCCGCTGGAGTTGGCCGGTCTGGGCTTCGCGGAGCTGCAG GACTTGTGCCGACAGCTCCACACCCGTGTGGACAAGGTGGATGAAGAGAGATATGACATAGAGGCAAAAGTTACCAAGAACATCACCGAG ATCGCAGATCTGACCCAGAAGATCTTTGACCTTCGCGGCAAGTTTAAGCGGCCCACCCTGCGGAGAGTGAGAATCTCTGCGGATGCCATGATGCAGGCGCTGCTGGGGACCCGGGCTAAGGAGTCCCTGGACCTGCGTGCCCACCTCAAGCAGGTGAAGAAGGAGGACACCGAGAAG GAAATCCGGGAGGTGGGAGACTGGCGCAAAAACATTGATGCACTGAGTGGAATGGAAGGCCGCAAGAAAAAGTTTGAGGGCTGA